In Actinomycetota bacterium, the sequence CGGGGAGGATGACCAGGGAGACCGACGGGGCGGGCAACGCCTGGACCTACGCCTACAACCGCCTGGGCCTGCTCGCCGAGTCCCGCGACCCCCTCTACGACGAGGAAACCCACCCCTACGCCGCCAGGATGGCCTACGACCGGGAGGGGAGGATGACCGCGAGCGTGGTCTCCGACGGGGCGACCGCCCCGGACATCGTCTCCTCCCTCTCCCTCACCTGGCTCCCCACCGGGGAGGTGGACACCCGCTCCTTCTCGGACGGGGCGGGGGGATACGCGCAGGAGGACTACGAATACGACGACTACGGCAGGCTCACCTCCGTCTCCTGCCCCTCCGGGGTCACCCTCTCCTACTCCGACTACGACCCCTGCTCCCGCCCCCGCGCCCTCACCTTCGCCATGGGCGGAAAGACCTACTCGCAGACCCTCTCCTACACCGAGGGAGGGGCGCTCTCCTCCGTTACCCTGCCCGCGGGCACCACCTCCTACGGCTACGACGACCAGGGACGCCTGGCCCACGCCGAGGGCCCGCAGGGCTCCTTCTACCGCTTCCACTACGACTGCCGCGGCCTGCTCCAGGCCCTCTCCCTCCCGGGGGAGGCGGGGGAGATGGCCTGGACCTACACCCTGGACGGGAGGCCCTCCTCCGTGTCCCTGACCCCGCGGGGGGAGGCCTCCCCCTCCGCCTCCCTCTCCTACTCCTACGACGCATACGGTAAAGTGGTGACCATGACGAGGCACATGGAGACCGCCGACCCCGCCTCGGGGACCTACGCCTACGCCTACGACCGCCTGGGCAGGCTCACGGGGGCGGATGGCCCCTCCGCCATGCCCGACTATTCCTACGCCTACGACCCCCGGGGGCCGCTGTCGCGAAAGACCGAGACCCCGCCGGCGGGGGACCCCGTCGTGACCGCCTACGCCTACGACGCCGCGGGAAGGCTCTCCTTCGAATACCGTCCCTCGGACCCGGCCGCCCACCTCACCGACTACTCCTGGGACCCCGCGGGGAGGATGGTCTCGGCCTCGGGCGAGCGCGGCATCTCCTCCCTTGCCTGGGACGGCCTCTCCCGCCTGGTCTCCGCCGCCACCCCCGGGGACGGGGGCACGGAGAGGGTCTCCTCCTACGCCTACGACCACCTGGGAAGGATGCTCGCAAGGGAGGAGAGGGAAGACGGCGCCTCCTCCTCCACCCTCCTTCTGCCCTTCGCCCTCACCCGGGAGACCGCGGCCCTCTACGACCCGGAGGGGGAGGGACCCGGCGCCCTCCTCTTCTCCTTCCTCTCCGGCCCCTCCGGCACCCGCCTTGCCCAGACCGACCACAGGAAAGACCCCGGGGAGACCACCCACCCCTTCCGCTCCCCCCGCGGGGACGTCCTGGCCCTCCTGGACCGGGACGGGAACCCCACCCGGACCTACGCCTACTCCCCCTACGGGGAGACGGAGGAGGGATACTCAGAAGAAGGCACCCCCTTCCTCTTCCAGGACGACTACCTGGACCCTGAGACCTCCCTCTACCACATGCAGGCCCGCTGGTACGACCCCTGCTCCTCCTCCTTCCTCTCCCCCGACCCGGAGATGGGGGAGGCTTCCGACCCCCAGGCAAGGCTCCCCTACGCCTACTGCGCGGGAGACCCGGTATACAACTCCGACCCCTCGGGCAGGAGGCTCATCGAGGGCGAGGACGAGTCGGGCAGGATGATCACCTGGGCACCCACCTCGTTCCTGCGGAAATATACCGCCGGGCGCGGGGAGACCATGAGCGGTTACTACAGAAGGAAGACGCAGGAGCGCAACATAAGGAAAGCCCTAGCAAAGGCCACAGCCGCCCTGACAGGACTCGCCCGGCCTTCCGATCTCTCCGAGCAGACAATCGCCGGCCTCACGGCGGCGGGGATAGACCCCTTGTCGTTCAAGAGGCACATGTTCTCCCAACTGCAGGAAGCCGTGGAAGACGGTCGCCTTGGCAAGGTACATAGCATGGTCATCGACATGGGGGAATCCCACCTCTTCACCGAGCAGGACCTGAGGTACTTCCTCTCCCGCACGAACATGAACCGGGCCATGCAGGAGGCCTACGTGCAGGTCTTCCACGAGGCCGAACAAGGGGCCTTCGATACCCCATACCTGGATTTCGTAGGTGCTTGGCGGTCAGGCAGGCTATCGCTCAACCTGACCGCTAACCTCGGATTTGTGGAATTCAACATCAACATATCACATAGAGGTTGGGATACTGACATGGCATGGTGCGCCAGCGTTCCAGGTGCATCCTTTACGGCCTCGTATGATCCATATCCTGAGAAGAAGATCATAAGGGCGCAAAGTATGCATGCCGGATATTTCGCGGGCGGAGGTGTGGAATTCGTTACCTACGAAGATGGATGCACGGGTATCATCGTGAGCGGTGGAGCAACATGGGGATTTGATCTTGGATGGCGTGGAAATCCTAGACATCTTGATGAGTTAGAGAGATAATATCGTCAACCCGCAATATTTAATGATAAGGTGGTGCTATAAAGCATGCAGAAGGTCAAGATCGAGAGCGAGGAAGCTAAGCTCAGGGAATATGTATCTATACAGTTGAAGGACACATCCATAATATTAAGTCAAGGATATGCTACTTTGATGGGTTGGCGAGGGCCAAAACGCTGTTTTGTTTGCATCACTAATTCGCAGATTATTATTCTTTGGCTGGCAAAACGTTATAGCGAATACCAGGAAATGGATTATATAGATTATGAAGACATTGTTGCCGTGCGGTATAAGCTTGGCCTAATTATTCCTTTGATCGTATCGAAGATTTATAACCAAAAACCTTTTACGCCGCGACTGCGCATTTGCACAACTGATGGGAACCGACTATCATTTGCATTTGATAATCAGGATATTGCAAAGAAAATATATACAGAGCTTAGGGGAAGAATATCGAATTCATAGGGAACGGATTAAGGCACAAGGAGATGAGCACAGCAAAGCCCCCTCTTCTCCGGAGCTTTCTGGGAGCTACGCCTACGACCGCCTGGGCAGGCTCACGGGGGCGGATGGCCCCTCCGCCATGCCCGACTATTCCTACGCCTACGACCCCCGGGGGCCGCTGTCGCGAAAGACCGAGACCCCGCCGGCGGGGGACCCCGTCGTGACCGCCTACGCCTACGACGCCGCGGGAAGGCTCTCCTTCGAATACCGTCCCTCGGACCCGGCCGCCCACCTCACCGACTACTCCTGGGACCCCGCGGGGAGGATGGTCTCGGCCTCGGGCGAGCGCGGCATCTCCTCCCTTGCCTGGGACGGCCTCTCCCGCCTGGTCTCCGCCGCCACCCCCGGGGACGGGGGCACGGAGAGGGTCTCCTCCTACGCCTACGACCACCTGGGAAGGATGCTCGCAAGGGAGGAGAGGGAAGACGGCGCCTCCTCCTCCACCCTCCTTCTGCCCTTCGCCCTCACCCGGGAGACCGCGGCCCTCTACGACCCGGAGGGGGAGGGACCCGGCGCCCTCCTCTTCTCCTTCCTCTCCGGCCCCTCCGGCACCCGCCTTGCCCAGACCGACCACAGGAAAGACCCCGGGGAGACCACCCACCCCTTCCGCTCCCCCCGCGGGGACGTCCTGGCCCTCCTGGACCGGGACGGGAACCCCACCCGGACCTACGCCTACTCCCCCTACGGGGAGACGGAGGAGGGATACTCAGAAGAAGGCACCCCCTTCCTCTTCCAGGACGACTACCTGGACCCTGAGACCTCCCTCTACCACATGCAGGCCCGCTGGTACGACCCCTGCTCCTCCTCCTTCCTCTCCCCCGACCCGGAGATGGGGGAGGCGCAGGACCCCCAGGCAAGGCTCCCCTACGCCTACTGCGCGGGAGACCCGGTGTACAACTCCGACCCCTCTGGCAGGACCTACATGGGGGACGAGGATGATGAGATCAACAAGACCCCCCTGGGAAGGCTCGCCGCGCTCCTGGGATACTCTTCAGTTGCCGCCATGCTCATGGGCCAAAGCGAAGGCAACAAGCGCCCGCTGGCACAGGCCGTACGCGAGAAGATAAACAAGATAAAAGCTGAAAAGAGAGCGGGAAAGAGCGCTGCTGCCCCCAACCCGGAAGGGACGTATATTGG encodes:
- a CDS encoding RHS repeat-associated core domain-containing protein; amino-acid sequence: MHEYGSPHAASVNSLDGSAYYVNRHIYDELGRLAETEYAIPAASYDPGTYDRGCNLGMKEVRYEDYNLLGQPTRIIEYLKDGGVYRVAKVTERAFSPQGDLASETVRDGADVICSLVTYEYDPQGRMTLERKWRNDAEAQERRLSYVNEGISRFKPACEYLSHHREGSTVYYEKRTTTFFYDGQTAAETSAELGHFSGSGFVVDDSSQKLTVSYSYHGGGTQAGRLHEKVTTGPRELGEGGALISGELERRRYAWNLNGLPAYECLVVGGAEVNKSVYGYDSLFRETARFEQVTYARGDGTLETRQVVTKYAYDPSGNRTLERPPGSGPGTRREYDLAGRVVKETDPSGAVKRYSYDLAGNLTGEIVEKWEGGEIVTTHAYDALSREVMVTRPNPDDPSSPILTSYSYGANAKRAETYEEKNPSLKKAVDYLYDPLGRLLSEKRHYEGGVAETLRAYDRCGNEVSLREPDTAEKVKEYDLAGRLLKVTARGVDLGERDGQGEPMLRDLTLEEYAYDPAGRKASSRAPYGSGASWEGTLTTYAYDGLSRELRVTQELEGENAVTSHAWEYEVVGAGAAVSHAVVSPEGLLTEMLIDQRGREIKRTLRPEGYPAREIWTAIGEYGEADGDNLRVETSHGPAPDAWTRREYDAAGRVARVSDAAGGEAARTYNERGLLTRETVRVDEDTTAVTCHAYDDLARETMTCRGYNGQGNPMEPRYFAYDIFGRKVSEWDAASAGRPAAFSYDLLDHLTAEARPIDGDTVLVKNYKRDRAGRMLSLSLATDTTPVREITYSGLGHPLAVVSHPGPAEDITVTYAWDAAGRMTRETDGAGNAWTYAYNRLGLLAESRDPLYDEETHPYAARMAYDREGRMTASVVSDGATAPDIVSSLSLTWLPTGEVDTRSFSDGAGGYAQEDYEYDDYGRLTSVSCPSGVTLSYSDYDPCSRPRALTFAMGGKTYSQTLSYTEGGALSSVTLPAGTTSYGYDDQGRLAHAEGPQGSFYRFHYDCRGLLQALSLPGEAGEMAWTYTLDGRPSSVSLTPRGEASPSASLSYSYDAYGKVVTMTRHMETADPASGTYAYAYDRLGRLTGADGPSAMPDYSYAYDPRGPLSRKTETPPAGDPVVTAYAYDAAGRLSFEYRPSDPAAHLTDYSWDPAGRMVSASGERGISSLAWDGLSRLVSAATPGDGGTERVSSYAYDHLGRMLAREEREDGASSSTLLLPFALTRETAALYDPEGEGPGALLFSFLSGPSGTRLAQTDHRKDPGETTHPFRSPRGDVLALLDRDGNPTRTYAYSPYGETEEGYSEEGTPFLFQDDYLDPETSLYHMQARWYDPCSSSFLSPDPEMGEASDPQARLPYAYCAGDPVYNSDPSGRRLIEGEDESGRMITWAPTSFLRKYTAGRGETMSGYYRRKTQERNIRKALAKATAALTGLARPSDLSEQTIAGLTAAGIDPLSFKRHMFSQLQEAVEDGRLGKVHSMVIDMGESHLFTEQDLRYFLSRTNMNRAMQEAYVQVFHEAEQGAFDTPYLDFVGAWRSGRLSLNLTANLGFVEFNINISHRGWDTDMAWCASVPGASFTASYDPYPEKKIIRAQSMHAGYFAGGGVEFVTYEDGCTGIIVSGGATWGFDLGWRGNPRHLDELER
- a CDS encoding RHS repeat-associated core domain-containing protein, whose protein sequence is MPDYSYAYDPRGPLSRKTETPPAGDPVVTAYAYDAAGRLSFEYRPSDPAAHLTDYSWDPAGRMVSASGERGISSLAWDGLSRLVSAATPGDGGTERVSSYAYDHLGRMLAREEREDGASSSTLLLPFALTRETAALYDPEGEGPGALLFSFLSGPSGTRLAQTDHRKDPGETTHPFRSPRGDVLALLDRDGNPTRTYAYSPYGETEEGYSEEGTPFLFQDDYLDPETSLYHMQARWYDPCSSSFLSPDPEMGEAQDPQARLPYAYCAGDPVYNSDPSGRTYMGDEDDEINKTPLGRLAALLGYSSVAAMLMGQSEGNKRPLAQAVREKINKIKAEKRAGKSAAAPNPEGTYIGPRERTIFEPDYDRYFWHDPWFFENEPKHESYPNTYTEWKSVPVNTSSRDWRTSLRLLSAIAKGVVAVFAAGVGLYQGALDVGASAIEDVGYAVTYFQPVGIAWCPYFYAPRRGGISS